One Thunnus thynnus chromosome 18, fThuThy2.1, whole genome shotgun sequence genomic region harbors:
- the paqr8 gene encoding membrane progestin receptor beta, with the protein MLGDILQRLGTLSLSVKHLGRIPRLSDLVPSSLPSPSSTVTASQVPSLFREPYILSGYRPVHQNWRCYLLSLFQRHNESMNVWTHLLAGPVLLLRWWANVGALGYTLDAASLPLSLFLVSSLIYLSLSVAAHLLQSHSENAHYFFFFMDYVGVAVYQYGCSLGHYFYTSEPAWRESCIGLLFLPGAAFFGWFSCAGCCFAKSRYRRPYPLRRKICQLIPTTLAYLLDISPVAHRLFTVSWVQEPSMPFHALQIACFLLSALFFSFPIPERFFPGHCDFVGQGHQIFHLFLSLCTVFQLEALFQDYARRRDTVVEVFGERQLWWACVSFPALFLFCLLTALITMRHIHKKLQGKQERDK; encoded by the coding sequence ATGTTGGGCGACATTCTGCAGCGGCTAGGCACCTTGTCCCTAAGCGTCAAGCACCTTGGCCGCATCCCCCGCCTCTCTGACCTCGTCCCTTCCTCCCTGCCGTCGCCCAGCTCCACCGTCACCGCCTCCCAGGTCCCCAGCTTGTTTCGAGAGCCTTACATCCTGTCGGGCTACCGTCCTGTTCATCAGAACTGGCGCTGCTACCTCCTCAGTCTCTTCCAAAGACACAATGAATCCATGAACGTGTGGACTCACCTGCTGGCAGGCCCTGTGCTGCTGCTCCGCTGGTGGGCCAACGTAGGCGCCCTGGGGTACACCTTGGATGCAGCCTCTCTACCTCTGAGCCTCTTCTTGGTGTCTTCCCTCATCTATCTGTCCCTCAGTGTGGCAGCTCACCTCTTGCAATCTCACTCTGAAAATGCAcactacttcttcttcttcatggaCTATGTGGGTGTAGCTGTGTATCAGTATGGTTGCTCACTTGGCCATTATTTCTACACATCTGAGCCAGCGTGGAGAGAAAGCTGCATCGGGCTGCTGTTTCTACCCGGAGCTGCTTTCTTTGGATGGTTCTCCTGTGCCGGCTGCTGTTTCGCCAAGTCCAGGTACAGACGGCCATATCCATTGCGGCGTAAAATTTGCCAGCTGATCCCTACCACCCTTGCGTATCTACTAGATATCAGCCCTGTAGCCCACCGCCTGTTCACTGTCTCCTGGGTACAGGAGCCCTCGATGCCCTTCCACGCCCTCCAGATTGCCTGTTTCCTACTGTCtgccctcttcttctcctttcccATCCCTGAGCGTTTCTTCCCGGGCCACTGTGACTTTGTGGGCCAAGGTCACCAGATCTTTCACCTGTTTTTGTCCCTGTGCACGGTGTTCCAGCTGGAGGCTCTGTTCCAGGACTATGCCAGGCGGAGGGATACGGTGGTGGAAGTATTTGGAGAGAGGCAGCTGTGGTGGGCCTGTGTATCCTTCCCCGCCCTGTTTCTGTTTTGCCTTTTGACAGCACTCATCACAATGAGGCACATACACAAGAAACTGCAGGGTaaacaagagagagacaagTGA
- the il17a/f3 gene encoding interleukin 17a/f3 translates to MIPPKKHLSLRCVLRAILVLGLASLLHAARKNQEVTVKLGRGTGLKGKTVRLILDSSVQPQIASTSPSSIANMSLSPWTFKDSDEASRLPRRIPQAQCLTSGCLSFQGGGEDAALEAKPIYYQVLVLHRVPRQRQKNKRGKKAKKYDLRLETEVISVGCTCVRPIVIPQQ, encoded by the exons ATGATCCCG CCAAAAAAGCACTTAAGCCTGCGCTGCGTGTTAAGAGCTATATTGGTGCTGGGCCTCGCCTCTCTGTTGCACGCCGCCAGGAAAAACCAAGAAGTCACGGTGAAGTTGGGCCGGGGAACCGGACTTAAAGGCAAGACAGTGAGACTCATCCTGGATTCCTCGGTGCAGCCTCAGATCGCCAGCACGTCTCCTTCATCCATCGCCAACATGTCTCTGTCACCCTGGACTTTCAA AGACTCCGATGAGGCGTCTCGTTTGCCGCGGCGGATCCCTCAGGCTCAGTGCCTGACCTCCGGATGTCTCAGCTTCCAGGGGGGAGGTGAGGACGCAGCCCTGGAGGCCAAACCCATCTACTACCAGGTCCTGGTCCTCCACAG AGTCCCAaggcaaagacagaaaaacaaaagagggaAGAAGGCCAAGAAGTATGACTTAAGACTGGAAACGGAGGTGATCTCAGTGGGCTGTACCTGTGTGCGGCCCATCGTTATACCGCAACAGTAA
- the mcm3 gene encoding DNA replication licensing factor MCM3 has product MATDVVDDLEMREAQRDYLDFLDDDQDQGIYQSKVRDMISENKARLIVNINDLRRRNEARAAKLMNNAFEELLAFQRALKDLVASVDATYAKQYEEFFVGLEGSFGTKHVTPRTLTSRLLGSMVCVEGIITKCSLVRPKVVRSVHYCPATKKTMERKYTDMTSLDAFPSSAIYPTKDEENNPLETEFGLSIYKDHQTITVQEMPEKAPAGQLPRSVDIILDNDLVDVVKPGDRVQVIGTYRCLPGKKGGFTSGTFRTIMIACNVKQMSKEVSAFFSADDVAKIRKFSQTRSINVFDQLARSLAPSIHGHEYIKKAILCMLLGGVEKVLENGSRIRGDINILLIGDPSVAKSQLLRYVLHTAPRAIPTTGRGSSGVGLTAAVTTDQETGERRLEAGAMVLADRGVVCIDEFDKMSDMDRTAIHEVMEQGRVTIAKAGIHARLNARCSVLAAANPVYGRYDQYKTPMENIGLQDSLLSRFDLLFIVLDQMDPEQDREISDHVLRMHRYRDPREQEGAAMTLGGSVDVLATEDPDAVAEEQEELQIYEKHNNLLHGSKRKKEKIVSKEFMRKYIRIAKAVTPVLTEEAANHIAEEYSRLRSQEQLGTDIARTSPVTARTLETLIRLSTAHAKARMSKAVELEDSEVAVELVQFAYFKKVLEKEKKRARQERDSGSEEEEDEETSTQRSQRTQKKRVRRGSQGSEPYSPYDFSEEQDVPEIQAGTPKPAKPQREAEEPMEAASQPEGTELSADRLKEFKSSLFAVFQSAHAQSVKMMNLMENINKERENRFTEPEVRTALTRMQDDNQVMVADDIIFLI; this is encoded by the exons ATGGCAACCGACGTCGTAGATGACCTGGAGATGAGGGAGGCTCAGAGGGACTACCTGGACTTCCTGGACGACGAT CAAGACCAGGGAATATATCAAAGCAAAGTCCGGGACATGATCAGCGAGAACAAAGCTCGACTCATCGTCAACATCAACGACCTGAGGAGACGCAACGAGGCCCGAGCTGCAAA GCTGATGAACAACGCCTTCGAGGAGCTGCTGGCGTTCCAGCGGGCTCTGAAAGACCTGGTGGCCTCGGTTGACGCCACCTACGCCAAACAGTACGAGGAGTTCTTCGTAGGCTTGGAGGGCAGCTTCGGCACCAAGCACGTCACCCCCCGAACCCTGACCTCCCGACTGCTGGGCAGCATGGTCTGTGTGGAGGGCATCATCACTAAAT GTTCTCTGGTGCGTCCCAAAGTTGTGCGCAGCGTCCACTACTGTCCGGCCACCAAGAAGACGATGGAAAGGAAGTACACAGATATGACTTCCTTGGACGCTTTCCCTTCCAGTGCCATCTACCCCACCAAG GACGAGGAGAACAACCCTCTGGAGACAGAGTTCGGTCTGTCCATCTACAAGGACCACCAGACCATCACGGTGCAGGAGATGCCTGAGAAAGCCCCCGCCGGCCAGCTGCCTCGCTCTGTTGACATCATCCTGGACAACGACCTGGTGGACGTGGTCAAACCGGGAGACAGAGTGCAGGTCATAGGGACGTACCGCTGCCTGCCAGGCAAGAAGGGAGGGTTCACCTCTGGGACGTTCAG GACTATCATGATCGCCTGCAACGTCAAACAGATGAGCAAGGAAGTGTCCGCCTTCTTCTCCGCTGACGACGTGGCCAAGATTAGAAAATTCAGCCAGACTCGCTCCATC AACGTGTTCGATCAGCTGGCTCGCTCTCTGGCTCCCAGTATCCACGGCCACGAGTACATCAAGAAGGCCATCCTCTGCATGCTGCTGGGCGGCGTGGAGAAGGTCCTGGAAAACGGCTCCCGCATCAGAGGAGACATCAACATCCTGCTCATCG GTGATCCGTCGGTAGCCAAGTCCCAGCTGCTGCGTTACGTTCTCCACACAGCACCCAGAGCCATCCCCACCACCGGGCGAGGCTCCTCTGGAGTCGGTCTGACTGCTGCGGTCACCACCGATCAGGAGACGG GCGAGCGTCGTCTGGAGGCGGGCGCCATGGTGCTGGCCGACCGCGGCGTCGTGTGCATCGACGAGTTCGACAAGATGTCCGACATGGACCGCACAGCCATCCACGAGGTGATGGAGCAGGGCCGCGTCACCATCGCCAAGGCGGGCATCCACGCCCGCCTCAACGCCCGCTGCTCCGTACTGGCGGCCGCCAACCCCGTCTACGGCAGG TACGACCAGTATAAAACCCCCATGGAGAACATCGGCCTCCAGGACTCCCTGCTGTCGCGTTTCGACCTCCTCTTCATCGTGCTGGATCAGATGGACCCCGAGCAGGACCGGGAGATCTCAGACCACGTGCTGAGGATGCACCGCTACCGCGACCCCCGCGAGCAGGAGGGAGCAG ccaTGACTCTGGGCGGGAGCGTGGACGTCCTGGCTACAGAAGACCCAGACGCAGTAGCAGAAGAACAGGAGGAGCTGCAGATCTACGAGAAACACAACAACCTGCTGCACGGAAGCAAGAGAAAGAA GGAGAAGATTGTGAGCAAGGAGTTCATGAGGAAGTACATCCGCATCGCCAAGGCCGTGACACCTGTGCTGACGGAGGAGGCGGCCAATCACATCGCGGAGGAGTACTCGAGGCTGAGGAGCCAGGAGCAGCTGGGCACAGATATCGCCAgg acCTCCCCAGTGACGGCCCGTACGCTAGAGACCCTGATCCGTCTGTCCACGGCTCACGCCAAGGCCCGCATGAGCAAAGCCGTGGAGCTGGAGGACTCGGAGGTCGCCGTGGAGCTCGTCCAGTTCGCCTACTTTAAAAAG gttctggagaaagagaagaaacgTGCAAGACAGGAGCGGGACTCAGGGtcggaggaggaagaggatgaggagacgTCCACGCAGCGTTCACAGAGAACTCAGAAGAAGAG GGTGCGCCGTGGCTCTCAGGGCAGCGAGCCGTACAGCCCCTACGACTTCAGTGAAGAGCAGGACGTCCCTGAAA ttcaggCCGGCACCCCGAAACCAGCGAAGCCACAGCGGGAGGCGGAGGAGCCGATGGAGGCCGCCTCACAGCCTGAAGGCACCGAGCTCTCTGCAGACAG GCTGAAGGAGTTCAAGTCCTCCTTGTTCGCCGTCTTCCAGTCCGCTCACGCTCAGTCGGTGAAGATGATGAACCTCATGGAAAACATCAACAAAGAGCGCGAGAATCGTTTCACAGAGCCAGAGGTCCGCACCGCTTTGACTCGCATGCAGGACGACAACCAGGTCATGGTGGCCGACGacatcatcttcctcatctaa